Below is a genomic region from Vitis riparia cultivar Riparia Gloire de Montpellier isolate 1030 chromosome 5, EGFV_Vit.rip_1.0, whole genome shotgun sequence.
AGCGTTTATACGCGTACCTTGTTTTTGCTTTTTAGAGGGTTCATATAGTACTGATGAGAATGCCACTATAGTACTAACTAGACACTTTGAGTTTCTTTTATAATGATGATTGTCCTGTAGGCGGTTGGACAATCATCACAGTTTTGGGTAGCTAGCAGATACCATCAATTGATGTGCCATGAGCTTAGACTGTGTGGCTGTGTGTCCCCTTAGCTTGTTGATGGTCTGGGGCTATGTGCAGTAATTAATTGACATGAACTTGAGGGCTACAAGATGTCCCATCAATCGTTCACATGTCAGGCGTGAATGATCACGCGTGCCAGTGGGTCTTGAAGATTTGACTGGACAGTCCTACCTGTTTGGGGGTCCGACCTCCCCTTGCCGTCTGGCCCTATAAGGGAAAGAACCTTCTTATGTTTGGTGTCAGATGGAACTTGTCGTGATCTGGATGGGTTGCATACTTGTATTAGATGGTCAGGGTGTCCGGATTGAAAAAGGAACACGTGGAAGGGAGCCCCTCACAAAAAATACTTCCCAAAGCTAACTTAGCTATTAGAGAAGTTTATTTGGACAAATATCTGGACACATTTTTCTGTTGATCCGCCTAGAGTGAAGAAACTACCAAGAGGAGCAATTGTTGTCAAATGGTTTTGAAACCAAAATGTTATGATACTAGTGTTGATGCATTCTTCAAAACTCATATAGCATTACCCCTTTGGTCTGTGGTGGGAGCGGCGGCTAAACTCAACATTTTTACAAGACAATACAAAATCCCATCAAGCCCACTACCCCCTTTTCCTCTCCaagtcattttccattaaaaacaaaaggaaaataaagcagcagtttttaaaattgcttttaaattgaagaataaaaacaataattttggtatatatgtatatataaagtCACAAGATTCTTCTTTtcataaagttatatattttcaattgtttttcgAATGAATAAACTGCAAATCTTAAATCAAGTATGGGGAATTTGTTTAGTAAAAAACTTTAGAAAAACTAAagaacatttgaaaaaaaaaaggtgtattTTAGAAATACatcatatttgaaatttttttgctttACTTGATGGAGATAGAACTATATTtgctttttatgatttttaaataaaaatgagcaCACCCAAGGATATTACAATaaggttataaaaaaatttaaaaaaaatttaggttttctttttaaaaattaactaagaAAAAGTGTGTTTCCATATGAtcgtataaaaaaaattataaaataaaaactcaaatttataaaatacaaatttcaagccattatataaaaataattagtatttcatGTACTTTTTGGTCAAATgtaatatatttgattattcaaatactacattttaatgatataggtACCATCTTTAGATACTATTTTTGATCGATAATTGTATCCTAAGTACTACCTTTAATCGATGAGTGCATAATAAATACTATTGTTTATCATGAGTAcgtgaaatttgaattatttttagaagtttcacatttgtttttaaaaaccgtttttaGACAACATAAataatgttatatatttttaaaaacagatttAAACCGTACTGAAACAACACAAACAGTGTTacgaaattttaaatatagaaaactCATTTTAAATCACATCACACAAAATAGgctcaaaaatttgaaaatattccaTGGCTTCTCATACTTATCCAATAGCATGCTCATGTGAAAATTCAAGGACAGTTCTCAGCCAGTCCTGTAATTTGCAGTACCATGCCAAAGAAACACAAAATCTGAAAATCTTTCGAAAGTCTTAACATTTGCTCTTCTTGCAAACAGGAAAAGGGCATTATTCGTACTTGGTACCAGCTGTGAAAAATCTGGAAAGCCTGTACATGGAACTACGAGCAATCAAAGAGCTTGCATGCATGGTATCAATCAGACTCAGATATGGGCCAGCTCCCTGAACATACAATACAAAGCAAAGACATTGAAGAAAATAGGATTCTAGCTGTCGGAAGCAGTTAAGATATTAATGAGAGcaatgaagagattgaggataTCCAAGTAAAGGGAAACTGCAGCCCAGATGAAGTCATCGTATTCGTAGCGCTTGATCATGTTGTCAGTGTCGTATATGATGAATCCAGAGAATATGATCGCGCCCAAGCACCCGATTATCATTGTCGACAACTTTCCCATTGGGAAAAACATCTGTTTGTTGAAAATGGTTCCCAATTCCAAATTTAGGAGAGCTAAAAAGgattgaaaaaaacaaataaaataacttcaaaaaGTCCCACAAACCTGAATCATGCTAAAAACAAGGAGCACCAGGAGGGAGGCAAACAGAAAGGGCCCAAGAAAGCTGAAATCGTGGCCTCTCTTTGCAGCCCAGAATGTGTAGAGGGTCAGACCAATGGTCACTACACTGGTTAAAATTGCAGCCTCCAAAATAATCTTCCCTGTTGGTAGCAAAACCCCACAAATTATTCATCATCaaagctttttatttatttatttactcttAACAATGTCCAATGCTTAATATGACTTTCAATAATGACAAACACTGTACCCATTCCCTAACATTGACAAAGCCTAACAAccatttctcagcaaccaaacaaaaggTTTGGCTCACATTTGTATAAATACCAAGGGATTTCTACACACGCAACCAAACtagatgatatcatttttttttcagtacAAGAAAGAAAGGGAATAGAATTTTGAACAAGAATCATAAAAAATCCATTCcgaaaagtaaaaaagatataatctttaataatttttctcagAAAAGATAAAGATTCAAACAACCAAGATAAGATTATagcatttgtttttgttacctTTAACGAAGGCACAACTCAAGCCCATGGTGAAGGCCATGGTGAGCGTAAACATCCCAAGAAGAATGAGATTCGCAGGATGACGTTTGTGAAAAGCAGCCAGTGCACACATGACTATATCGTTCgcaaaaaggaataaaaatgaGAACATTTCCCAAATAAAATTGTAAGAACATCGAAAGCAAGCATGCAAGGTGATACATACGTATCAACGAAAGGACCACAATGAATAGGTAGAGGCCTAGGCCGGCCCTGTTGTGGACCATGAAGTCTGATATTGGATCGACTACGACGACAATGGCGGCAACCACGACAGTCAGAAGCAGTTGCATGGACAATATGGCATAAACCTTTCGAATGAAAGCCCAACGCATCGGCGGGCTCTCAAGCATCATGGGGTAGAGGTGGCCTTCACCCCCCGTTTCAATATCacctttgcttctctttggcgACATTGTTGCCGGAATTCAGAAAACTATGAAGAGACGATGAATTTGGTGGAACTGAGAAAAGGGTCAGATTCTGATTATAACAGGATGATGAGAGGAAAAGGTTTAAAGTCTTTTCCTCGCCCTTTCCTCAATTCAGGTGAAATTTCGGAGATGGttgtaaaattttgatttggtttgttGTGTGAATTTATGGGTGGCGGATTCTAGGAAAGAGAGGagaaatttctaaatttagagGCTAAACGCGTAGAAGAGTGATCATGCATTTATTTGATTGTGAGGTTGGATGGCGTGAAGGGTGTTGGTGAGACGAGTTTGTTGCAGGGATTTGAGAGGATGGGACTTTATTTTAGGCGTGAATCTTTCTGCAAGCAAGGAAAGAAGTCACAACGTCCTCTATCAAGTCTTTTACTTGCCTTTTAGTTTGAGTTCTGAGCGTCCTTATGCCCATTAAAACAACATTCAATGAGgtacaagtattttttttttttagttttaaaatttttagaagtgACGGCTTCAAAATACGGGCTTTAGTACAAATGTAGGGATCGCATTTTGAAATTATGACTTTATATATCTAGAAATCATATTTGAAactatggtttttaatttttaaacaaatcttatttttaaaataaagaataaaaatggaTACTTTAAACATTACTTTTACTCATAACCTACATTTTGTTTGATGGATGacccattttgacccaaaattccatttatcattttggaaaaattttttttagctattAGTATATTGGCTATATTGATGTAGGACCAAGGCTTCATGTGATGACATTTTGAACCCATGAGTGCCTGTGACATATGGGACGACATGCCATGTTAAAGATAACATGACCAGCAAGAATGCTTGTGAGGCTAAGCCGTATGTTAGTTCAAGGACATATGTGCCAAAGTGGTAGGTGGTGACCTGAGGGTAGTATCACGCAGTCATGCACTTGCAAGTCACCACATGGGGAGCTTGATTAAGTGTGAGACTTTGTTGAGTTGagatttttcttcaaagaaGATGCCTTGAGAAGTAGTTCCAAGTGGTggaatatttttccaaattctaTATGATTAAAGAAAATCCATTATGTTTTTGGAAACACTTATGATATCTCTTcatataagaataataaatgattaaaaatctCTTTTAAGGAGGGGTAAGAGAAGAGAGGAAGGGGCCGGTAATTCTTTTTAAGGGTGGTGATAGAACATGAACGATACGACTATACCACTCTAAAGGTAGGATATAGAGTCTCGGACATGAATAGTAAGATGTGATGGTAAGCCTTATTAGCATACACATATTGGTGCAATGCGATGAGTGTGGTTGCATCCATGGGTGTAGTATCATGGGGTACAACTATGAAATATGACATAAGTTAGGCATTCCTTGGATGGAAGAAATTAACAAGGTTAACATGAATGAaccaaaaatacaataaaaagtCATGACTAAGAAAACAACTTAGCATATATGGGCAATATTACAACAAAGACGTGGGCCAAGAGAGTGCTTGTCACACATGAGCTCAACATAGTACAACATTGAGCATTGGTGAAAGACAAAGTAAAGATCGTTAACCCTTAAGAGCATGGCAACTATTGGCATATAAATGTGACATTTGAGGAAACCCATGCAACATTGAGATGGTTTCTAAACACATGACACGAGCTAAGCAAATCTCTACAAAGATGAGACAGATAACATGAATGTGCAACAAAACCTAAGACAATGGCATGACTAAGAGAGCTATGAGTATGATAAAGGTGGCATTAGTACATGCAAACAATGCAACTATTGTGGCaaatagaaataattgaaaCCATAAGATGAACCACTACCTGAATTTGGATGGGCTTAGTGGGTTGATTCCTAAAATATGGGTAGATGTTGTTGGAAAGTgttccaaattcctaattagtaaagtttttttttattttttttataaagaatattgtataaaatactttctaagtttatttataatagcAATATTAAATTCTCATATAGAATAAGGGATGTTAGGATTTTAGGTCAGAAAAAATTAAGATGTATTTAAAAAGATTCTATGAAATGGATAAAGATATGAGGAAAAATAAGAGACACTTAGTGGAGTAAGAGGCTCGTGATTTAGGATGTAGATATAAGAGTTGAGAAATATAAGATGTTTCAGAAATACAACAGTTGTATTTGTTTCTATTCTCTGAAATATTCTTTATGATATGATGGAAATATTCTCTCTTGTTTGTGGATCGATGTAGTCATGGTCGaccaaattatattaaaattttgtgtaCCTTtgtgtaaattattttatctttatattcttaaattaacattatttatAGCCAAACTTTTGCATGCACAACAAACTAGTATTAGAGCCTAAGATGAAGATCTCTGAAAGAGCCAAAGATAATCGAGCAAACAAAAGGAATACAAAAGTAGTTTTAGTTGAAAGTGAGTTGTTATCTCATGAGGATATGATACAGAAAGcttgtgtcatggagagatgGAAGATTGATTTAATGAAATTTGGTACAAGGTAGagattgttaaaaaatattccaaattcctaattagtaaagattctttttttataaagaatattgtataaaatattttttatattgatttattattgtaatattaaattttgttataaaataaataaatattgttagGAATATCTCCATAAATATTGTTATGAAAAGGTCATGAGATAGAGAtgtatttgtaaaaaatatacGAGGTAGATAGAAATGTGAGAAAGAATGAGAGACATCTAATATAACGGGAACTCATGATTCAAGGTGTAGATATAAAAAGTGAGAAAACATAAGATGTTTTAAGAATACAATActtgtatttgtttttattttctataataatctCTATAGTGAAAATATTCTTTCATTCAATGGATGTAAGTATGGTTGactaaatcatattaaaatctCATATACCTttgtatgaattattttatctttatattcttgaattaaaattatctgCGGTACATGTTCCACATGAACAATAGAGGTAATGCTTCCATGAAGTATGCCGTTCCGGTCCTTTTCAACATGAACTCATGAAAGAAATTTGTGGGACTATGTTTAGAGAAGGCCTtcgctattttttttttctatacatTGTGTGTTGTATGCTATTACTTGTACATCTCATGAGGACTGAAAAACCTTGACTTAGAGGGTTTCTCAGCTTTGCACGACTCCAAAAATTTAAGGGCAAATTTCATGCGTTTCACAGTTGATATCAGAGCCTATTTGTAGAGAAAAGATGGTGGGTTGTGGTGTCATAGAGGCACTGCAAATGCGGGTTTCCCAAATTGAGATGTATGTTGCGTAAGGCCCTTGTGAATTTGATACCACTCTCTCTGCTAGAGGGGAAGAGGCAG
It encodes:
- the LOC117915391 gene encoding protein LIFEGUARD 4-like produces the protein MSPKRSKGDIETGGEGHLYPMMLESPPMRWAFIRKVYAILSMQLLLTVVVAAIVVVVDPISDFMVHNRAGLGLYLFIVVLSLILMCALAAFHKRHPANLILLGMFTLTMAFTMGLSCAFVKGKIILEAAILTSVVTIGLTLYTFWAAKRGHDFSFLGPFLFASLLVLLVFSMIQMFFPMGKLSTMIIGCLGAIIFSGFIIYDTDNMIKRYEYDDFIWAAVSLYLDILNLFIALINILTASDS